The Triticum aestivum cultivar Chinese Spring chromosome 7B, IWGSC CS RefSeq v2.1, whole genome shotgun sequence genome window below encodes:
- the LOC123160247 gene encoding uncharacterized protein, with amino-acid sequence MDKPGILDLSGEQFFGGERREVSTASCRQLLLDTDACGTGGASFAGGSTESSGRCCKRLHGGWRPLRRRQCGDPPPSPSPFLARGDGRGPWPDLLLHNPHPRSPIFAAGLSSPRRRRPLPPLHAPLLFVAHGGRRRVSDGSKACDPSVTTAPGPGQSRGRLCELSSELIIALLHLRCKVAAAIQVPWPLSHSCHPKQSPGYGGGWHSV; translated from the exons ATGGATAAGCCCGGCATTTTGGATCTAAGCGGCGAGCAGTTTTTCGGAGGCGAGCGGCGGGAGGTTTCGACGGCGAGCTGCCGGCAGCTGCTGCTGGACACGGATGCGTGTGGCACTGGTGGTGCCTCGTTTGCCGGAGGCAGCACCGAGTCGAGCGGCCGGTGCTGCAAGAGGCTTCACGGTGGGTGGCGGCCTCTTCGGCGGCGACAGTGTGGCGACCCGCCTccatccccctctcccttccttgcCCGTGGCGATGGACGAGGACCATGGCCCGACCTCCTTCTCCATAACCCGCACCCGCGCTCTCCTATTTTCGCCGCTGGACTCTCAtcgccacggcggcggcggcccctGCCCCCACTCCACGCTCCTCTTCTCTTCGTCGCGCACGGCGGCAGAAGGAGGGTTTCTGATGGGAGCAAGGCTTGCGACCCCTCCGTCACAACTGCTCCGGGGCCCGGACAAAGCCGAGGCCGTCTCTGTGAACTCTCCAGCGAGCTGATCATTGCCCTCCTCCATCTAAGATGCAAGGTAGCAGCAGCAATACAGGTTCCATGGCCTCTGTCGCATAGCTGCCACCCAAAGCAGTCCCCAG GGTACGGTGGTGGTTGGCATTCTGTTTGA